Within Pseudomonas paeninsulae, the genomic segment AAAATTGCCAGGCTGAAGCTCACGGCCTTGAGCCGACCGAGCGCGCCCATGCCGGAGTTACCCGCGCCGTTCTTGCGCGCTTTGGTGAAATTTTCCCGCTGCAAGGTACTCAGCAGGTCGCCAGTGCTGACCAGTTCGCCGCCGAGGAAGGAGCTGATCAGGTAGCGCAGGGTGGCCAGCTCGCGTGGCTTGATGTTGTGGAACTGGCAGCCGACGCGGGCGTTTTCGGTATCAACCGAACGCACCTGAAACTCGATGTCGATGCCCAGGTCAAGGCTGTCCAGCCTGAACTGCAGGCGGCCTTTATGAAAGTCGCCGACCTGCGCCGACTGATTGTTGGCGCTGAAACTGAAGCCACCGGCGGAGATATCGAGGGTGTTGGCTTCGATGCGTTCGCGGTTTTTCGTCAGGTAGCGCAGCACGGCCGGGAGCTTGACCCGGGCGTGCTGGCGCTGGGCTTCTGATTCATGGACCACATTGACGTTGACAGCTGTATTCATGGTTGCAATTTCCTGTTCGAAAAAGGTTCCGGTCGGGTTCCGGTCACACCAGTATCAGAAGCGCAGCGATAAACACGCTGCCGGCAGCAAAAGTCATGGAACGCGAGGACCAGGTATTGAACCAACGCTGGAAACTCACCAGGCCGCGATCGAGCTTGGTCGGCTGACGGGTCCAGGACTGCTGGTCGAGGCGGAAGAACACGTAGATCTTCACCATCGCGCCGACGATCTGGTTGTAAAAGAGAATCACTGGGTAGGCCGGGCCGATGCGGTGGCCGCTGACGCTCAGCAACAGAGTCAGCACCAGCCGGGTCAGGCCGATCCACAGCAGGTAGGCAAGGAAGAACCCGGCGCCGTACTTGAGGCTGGCGATAATCGCCACGCTCAGGCCGAGCAGGCTGGTCCACATCGATACGCGCTGATCGAACAGCACCACGCTGGTGAACCAGCCCAGACGGCCTGTGCCCAGGCGCAGGGCGCGGGCGTTCTGCCGCAGGTTGTTGCCATACCAGCGGAACATCAGCTTGCGACTGGCCTTGATGAAGCTCTTCTCCGGCGGATGCTCGACCGTATTGATCGCCGCATCCGGCACGTAGAAGGTGTCGTAGCCCAGGCTCATCAGGCTGTACCAGCTCGACTTGTCGTCGCCGGTAAGGAACTGGAAACGGCCAAGACGCCAGTGGTCGAGGTGATCGCTTTCGACATCGGCGATGAACGTAGGGTTGGTCACCACTTCGGCGCGAAATACCGACATGCGTCCGGTCATGGTCAGCACGCGCTTGGACAGCGCCATCGAGCACATGTTGAGGTGGCGCTGGGCGAAGCGCAGCTGATGCCACTCGCTCATGATGTAGCCGCCGCGCACCTCGCAGAACTCGTTGGTGGTCAGGCCGCCGACATTCGGGAACAACTTGAACCAGGGCACGGTCTTGCGTACCGCGCCTGCACCCAGCACGGTGTCGCCATCGATCACCGCGACCACCGCGTTCGCATCCGGAATTTGCCGGGAGATGGCGCGAAAACCATAGGCCAGGCCATCACGCTTGCCCGTACCGGGAATGCGCACGAAGTCCAGCTTGACATGCTCTGGCGGGTTCATCCGCGCCCAGAGGTTCTTCACCAGCAGTTCATCGGACAGCTCGACGATGGAACACACCACCGTCGTCGGGTAGCCGCAGTCAATCGCCTCGCGAATCACCGAGCGGTACACCTGGGCGGTGGTCAACGCGTCGATGCGGAAGCTGGTGACCAGCAGGAACACCTGAGAAGGGTCGGCGTCCGTGCCGAGTTTTTGCACCTTGCGGCGGTAATAGGGGTAAACCACATAGAGAAACAGGATGCCGCGGAGAAAGTGCACCGCACCCATGGAATAACGCCAGATGCCCACTGCGCCGATCAGCAGGAGATAGTCGCGCGACTCAGGGTCGAACACGCTCCTGGGCAGCGCCAACGCGAGCAACATCAGCAGTGATAGGTAGAACAGCCAACCTGCGGCCTCTAGGAGACCGGTTTTTAGCGTGCTTGTTTGCATATGCATATCCATCGTGTGCGCCGGAAGCGCCGGAAGAACCCGGGGCGAGTGTGCTGCTCGCGCGCCCAGGGTTCGGCTCAACTGGCTGACAGGCTGGTTTACCAGCAGATACCTTCGGCACCCGTACGGGAGGCCGTTGGCATGAAGCCGACCAGGTCGACTACGTGCTTGCCATCGAGCGGCTGTTGCGCCAGGGAAGCAAAGCGCACATCGCCATTGCCGAGCACAATGATCTCGGCGTTGTCGACTACCGCATCGAAGTCACTGTTGAGCAGTGAGGAGACATGCGGAATCTTCGATTCGATGTACTCCTTGTTGGCGCCATAGACACGGGCATATTCGACGTTGCTGTCGTAGATGCTCAGCTCGAAGCCCTTGCCGATGAGCATTTCGGCCAGCTCTACCAGCGGGCTTTCGCGCAGGTCATCGGTGCCGGACTTGAAGCTCAAGCCGAGCAGGGCGACCTTGCGCTTGTTGTAGCTGGAGATGATGTCGAAGGCGTTCTGCACCTGGACCACGTTGCTGCGCATCAACGAACCAATCAGCGGCGCTTCGACGTCCAGCGAGCCGGCGCGGTAGGACAGGGCGCGCACGTCTTTCGGCAGGCAGGAGCCACCGAAGGCGAAGCCGGGCTTCATGTAGTACTTGGAGAGGTTGAGCTTGTGATCCTGGCAGATCACGTCCATCACTTCGCGGCCGTCGACCCCTACCGCCTTGGCAATGTTGCCGATCTCGTTGGCGAAGGTCACCTTGGTGGCGTGCCAGACGTTACAGGTGTACTTGATCATCTCGGCGACATCGATGTCCTTGCGGATCACCGGCGCGTCGAGTTCGCTGTAGATGCTTTCCAGCAGGTCACCGGCGGCGGTATCCAGTTCGCCGATCACGGTCATAGGCGGGAAATCGTAGTCCTGGATCGCGGTGCTTTCGCGGAGGAACTCGGGGTTCACCGCCACGCCGAAATCGACACCGGCTTTCTTGCCCGAGCAGTCTTCGAGGATCGGAATCACCACATTCTTCACGGTGCCCGGCAGCACGGTGCTGCGGACTACCACGGTATGCCGTTCGGGCTTGTTGCGCATGGCGAAGCCGATTTCGCGGCACACGCCTTCGATGTAATCCAGTTCCAGATCGCCGTTCTTTTTGCTCGGCGTACCGACGCAAATAAACGAGACCTCGGTGTCACGAATCGCGTCGGCAACATCGGTGGTGCCGCGCAGGTGGCCAGAGTTCAGACCCTGCTGCAGTAATACTTCCAGGCCGGGTTCGACTATGGGCGATTTGCCATTGTTAATCAGGTCGATCTTGGCTGCCGAGATGTCTACACCGACCACGTCATGGCCGCGGGCCGATAAACAACCGGCACACACGGCACCCACATAACCCAAACCAAAGATACTGATTCGCATCGTATTACCTCGTCGATTTATTGCACAATTTAATAGTGGCTTATTGACCACAATCATTCGGTTAACTCATGTCGACGGGGCGACTGAATTAATTTAGGTATGAGAAATATTTGGCCTCCGCAAGAGGAGGCCGGAACTGGGCGTTTAGTATGCAGCGTGCCCTATTCTGCTACCGAGCCAAGCAGCTGCTGGCCTAGGAGGCTCTGGCTCTTGGGTCTCGGTAGGTCATTTGAACGGTGGAAGTGCTCCTGTGATTTCGCTACAACGTTAATCTGATTGAAATAACCTGGCGGACTGTTGTCCGGCAATTAGCAGCAGGTCGGTTCGCGAAAAAGTTTAATTAAGTAGCATGTTACGTTGATAGGAGTGCGCGCTTTTCCCTATAGTTCCTGCCGCTGGTCTTTTTTTTAAATGGAGGGGATTATTTGAATAACGGCAAGTAATTGCCCATGGGTAGCCATTTATAGTGGCGGCATTGGCAATGCTTGCGCGGTGTATTAAGCGTTCGGAAAGTTCAATGCGCAGGGTTAATTAATTAATCAGTTTGATTGTGCGGGTATTTGGATTGTCGGCGGGTGGGGTGCAAACGGGCCGTGCGGCGGCCCGTAGCGGGGGCATGGAGGCGGGATCAGTCTTGCGGGAGGTCGCGCAGAAACACCAGTTTGTCGGTTTTCGAGTGCTCTGCCGAGTAGCGGTAACCCTGTGCGGCGAAGTCCTTGAGATCCTCGGCATTGCTCAGGCGCTCTTTGATCACATAGCGCGCCATCAGGCCGCGGGCCTTCTTGGCGTAGAAGCTGATGATCTTG encodes:
- a CDS encoding nucleotide sugar dehydrogenase — encoded protein: MRISIFGLGYVGAVCAGCLSARGHDVVGVDISAAKIDLINNGKSPIVEPGLEVLLQQGLNSGHLRGTTDVADAIRDTEVSFICVGTPSKKNGDLELDYIEGVCREIGFAMRNKPERHTVVVRSTVLPGTVKNVVIPILEDCSGKKAGVDFGVAVNPEFLRESTAIQDYDFPPMTVIGELDTAAGDLLESIYSELDAPVIRKDIDVAEMIKYTCNVWHATKVTFANEIGNIAKAVGVDGREVMDVICQDHKLNLSKYYMKPGFAFGGSCLPKDVRALSYRAGSLDVEAPLIGSLMRSNVVQVQNAFDIISSYNKRKVALLGLSFKSGTDDLRESPLVELAEMLIGKGFELSIYDSNVEYARVYGANKEYIESKIPHVSSLLNSDFDAVVDNAEIIVLGNGDVRFASLAQQPLDGKHVVDLVGFMPTASRTGAEGICW
- the alg8 gene encoding mannuronan synthase, whose translation is MQTSTLKTGLLEAAGWLFYLSLLMLLALALPRSVFDPESRDYLLLIGAVGIWRYSMGAVHFLRGILFLYVVYPYYRRKVQKLGTDADPSQVFLLVTSFRIDALTTAQVYRSVIREAIDCGYPTTVVCSIVELSDELLVKNLWARMNPPEHVKLDFVRIPGTGKRDGLAYGFRAISRQIPDANAVVAVIDGDTVLGAGAVRKTVPWFKLFPNVGGLTTNEFCEVRGGYIMSEWHQLRFAQRHLNMCSMALSKRVLTMTGRMSVFRAEVVTNPTFIADVESDHLDHWRLGRFQFLTGDDKSSWYSLMSLGYDTFYVPDAAINTVEHPPEKSFIKASRKLMFRWYGNNLRQNARALRLGTGRLGWFTSVVLFDQRVSMWTSLLGLSVAIIASLKYGAGFFLAYLLWIGLTRLVLTLLLSVSGHRIGPAYPVILFYNQIVGAMVKIYVFFRLDQQSWTRQPTKLDRGLVSFQRWFNTWSSRSMTFAAGSVFIAALLILV